The following nucleotide sequence is from Dehalogenimonas formicexedens.
AGAAGCGGTCAAAGACCACAGGGTGGTAGTGGTATTCCGGGGAGAAGGGCTCTCCGATTCCGTGACCGATTCGGATCCTCAACGCGTTGGTCTTGCGCCCCAACCTGTTTTTGCAGGTAACGATGACTCCACCAAAATGGCCAGGATAGCCAACGTTTTTCTTACTCAGGCTTCCAAGATTCTCGCCGGTCATCACCCGGCAAACGGGTTGCTGTTGCGAGGATTTTCGCGGATGCCCCATTTTCCAGGTTTCAAGGATGTATATAAACTTGACGCCTGCGCCATTGCTTCGTATCCGATGTATCGGGGATTGGCCAAAGTGGTCGGAATGACCGTCGTAAAGACAGGCGCAACATTGGACGACGAGATTAAAACGCTAAAAGAGAATTTCAACAAGTACGATTTCTTCTTCTTACATGTTAAAGCCACAGATGCCGCGGGTGAGGACGGCGATTTTGGCAGGAAAGTCTCGGTTCTTGAAGATTTTGACAGGCGTTTGCCTTTGATCATCGGACTAAAACCAGATGTCATGGTCGTCACCGGAGATCACTCTACTCCCGCGACCCTTGGCGGTCACGGCTGGCACGCGGTACCCGTAGTGGTTAACGGGAAATTCTGCAGACCTGATACCGTATCCGCTTTCAATGAAACCGCCTGCATCTCAGGCGGGCTGGGACACATACCTGCGTGTCACATTATGCCCTTGGCGATGGCCAACGCGTTGAAATTGGAAAAATACGGTGCGTGAAATGGGAAACAAGACACCAGTAATCGCCGGCAATTGGAAGATGCATACTACGCTTTCTGAGGCTGTAGATCTCGTGACTAAGATAGGGCAGGGGACGGATAAGGGGTGGCGTGTAGAAACAATTGTCTGCCCTCCGTTCATTTCCCTCGCAAAATTGAAAGAACTCACCGCCGGTACGCCGATCGAGCTAGGCGCCCAGGATGTTTTTTACGAAGAAATTGGCGCCTATACCGGTGAAATCTCACCGGGCATGCTTTCCGGCCTCTGCCGTTATGTCATTGTCGGACATTCCGAACGGCGAATGTATTTCTGCGAGACCGACGAGACCGTAAACAGGAAATTGAAGGCCTCCATCAAACACGGGCTCAGGCCGATCATGTGCGTCGGAGAAAATTTGACCGAAAACGAGAGCAGCAACGCTGAGTCGGTTATCAGCCGGCAGATCAAGGAAGGTTTAAAGGGAATCGAATCTGCCGAGTTATTGATAGCCTATGAACCCATCTGGGCGATCGGAACTGGCAAAGCGGCCACCGCGGCCTATGCCAACAACATAATGGGCCTTATCCGGAATTTGCTCAAAGGGCTTTTCGGGAGCGAGGCTGCTTTGAATATTCCATTGCTTTATGGCGGGAGCGTCAATGCCTCAAATATCACCGAACTATTATCCCAACCGGAAGTCGATGGGGCGTTGGTTGGCGGGGCAAGCCTTAAGGCCGACCAATTCTTAAGTATTTTGAAACAGGCCGGCGAATTGAGCTGTTCCTAACCGCCCGGTGGCAACCGCTTGAATAAGCTCATCGCCATCGTGGGTCCGACGGGAAGCGGCAAAAGCGATCTCGCCGTCAAACTGGCGAAAACCTTCTGCGGAGAAATCGTCAACGCAGACAGCCGCCAGCTTTTAAGATACCTGGACATCGGGACCGCAAAACAGACACCTGAGGATCTCGCCGGAGTACCAAGTCATTTATTTGACATAATTACTCCCGAAACAGATTTCAACCTGGCTGATTTTCAAAGACTGGCGTATTCCGCCTTCGACGAGATTCAATCCAGGAAGCGTTTGCCCATATTGGTCGGGGGCAGCGGTCTGTATGTCTGGACTGTTTTGGAGGGCTGGCAGATACCCAAGATTGCCCCGGACATGAATTTACGGAAAGAACTCGAGGGCAGGGCTAAGGCCGCAGGAAATGAAGTCCTTTACAAACGGCTTAAACTTATGGACCCTGAAGCAGCCTCCAGGATTGACCCTAAGAACACCCGACGGATAATTCGGGCTCTTGAGACCAGGATAGCAGGAACATCCAGTTCTGGCGATCGGCCAACCAAACAGGAACCTGCGTACCGGATTCTGGTTATTGGCCTCACGGCCGACCGAGAGGAACTGTACCGGAGGATTGACGCTCGCGTCGATAAAATGATAGAAATGGGCCTGGTTGAGGAAGTAAGAGCCCTGCTTGACAGAGGGTATGCGCCCGATGCCGCTGGGTTCAGAAGCGTAGGGTACAAAGAAGTTGTAAGCTATTTAAAGGGTGAACTTAACCTCAGAGAAACAGTTGAACGCATTAAGGTTGAAACCCATCGCCTGGTAAGACACCAATACAATTGGTTTCATCTGAACGACGAACGCATTCATTGGTTTGATATCGGGACTGAATATTTGGAAAAAGTAAAACGATTGGTCTGTGAATTTGTGAAAGAGGCTGATTCGAATTATGGATTTTACTAAGGTCCAGAGCGTCGGCAATGATTTTGTGCTAATCGAGACGGCTGATACCAAGAGTGATTGGTCAATTCTTGCCGGTGCAGTCTGCAACAGGCATTTCGGCGTCGGTGCCGACGGGCTATTGCTGCTCATGCCTTCGGACAAGGCCGATTTTCGGATGCGCATTTTCAACACCGACGGTTCAGAAGCTGAAGCCTGCGGCAACGGCTTGCGTTGCCTTGTCCATTATATAAATGCCAAGAATGTGTCAGATGCCAAAAACCTAACAATCGAGACTCTTGGCGGGGTCAGGAAAGCTGAAATCTCGGGCGATTCCGGGAAATCAAGGATTCGCATAGGAATGGGCGCCCCGATATTTGAACCGCACTCAATTCCGGTGAATACCGAATTGGGTAAAGGCGGCCTTGTTTGCGGTATGACGGTAAATTACCCATTTCAAGCCGGAAATGTACCTCTCAAACTCGGTTTTGTTTCCATGGGGAACCCGCATGCTGTTTATTTCACGGATAAACCGGTGAATGAATTTTCCCTAGCCGAGATCGGTCCGGAAGTTGAAAAGGCGCCGATTTTCCCCAGGAAGACCAACTTCGAGGTCGCACGTGTTAGGAGCAGTCGTTCCATCGAGATGAGGGTTTGGGAACGGGGCGTTGGAGAGACGCTCGCCTGCGGTTCAGGCGCCTGTGCCGTGGCTGTCGCAAGCTGGATAATGGGCTACACTGGTGATACAGTTGACATAACGTTACCCGGTGGGAAATTGACCGCCGAATGGTCCGGGCAGGGAGACGTGTTCTTGACCGGTGAGGCTGAAATTGTGTTTACCGGCGCGTGGCTTAAATAACTAAGGCTCTGAAAGGTTTAACCTATGAAAATCGCCCGGAGAATTGAAAATCTGCCGCCTTATCTATTTGTTACCATAAGCAAAAAGATAGCTGAAAAACGGGCACGCGGCGAAGAGGTGATCAGCTTCGGCATCGGCGATCCCGATCTTCCAACACCCAAAAACGTAATCGACAAACTGTGCCTGGCCGCCCATGATCCGGCGAACCATCGTTATCCAGAATCCGAGGGCATGCCGGAATTGCGAAAAGCTATCTCAACCTGGTACCAGCGACGGTTTGATGTCACCTTAGACCCGGATTCGGAGGTTTTGCCGCTAATCGGATCAAAGGAAGGCATCGGGCACATTACCTGGTGCATGCTGGACCCCGGCGATGTGGCATTAATTCCCGATCCGGCTTACCCGGTGTACGGTATAAGCACCTCGCTGGCGGATGCCGTTCCGTATCACATGCCATTGACTGCAGCCAATAATTTTCTACTAGATTTAGATTCAATTCCACACGAGATACTTGAGAAGGCAAAACTGCTGTGGATCTGCTATCCGAACAATCCCACCGGAGCAATCGCCGATATAGGATTCTTCGATAAAGTCGTGGCATTTGCCAAGGCTCACGACATAGCGGTATGCCATGACGGTCCGTACACCGAAGTGTCTTATGACGGATACAAACCGCCAAGTTTCCTGCAGGCTGCCGGCGCCAAGGACATCGGCATCGAGTTCCATTCGTTGTCCAAAAGCTACAACATGACGGGTTGGCGCGTCGGAATGGCGGTTGGTAACGCCAAAATGATCGATGCGCTCAAAAGGTTCAAATCTAATATCGACTCCGGCGTACCCCAGGCGATACAACTTGCGGCAATCGAAGCTCTAACAGGTCCCCAGGACGAGATTGCACGACATAATGCGATCTACCAGCGGCGGCGCGACCTGGTTGTTGAGACACTTCAGGACATGGGACTTGAAGTGCAGACGCCGAAAGCCAGCCTGTATGTATGGGCAAAAGTACCCAGGGGTTTTACTTCAGCCAGTTTTGCCACGGAAATGCTGGACCAGGTTGGCGTTGTTGTTACGCCGGGTACCGGTTACGGCGCCGAAGGTGAAGGCTATGTAAGGCTGTCATTAACCCTTTCTGACGCCAGTCTCGTTAAAGGTCTTTCTAAATTATCGTCCTGGAGGGGCACGGTTGGCAGGAGTAAATCCCGGTAGCCTTTCCTGACAAAATCCAGCTATCGTTATGTAAAGACCGTGCTCTGAGCACTCCCTAATTACCATAACATATATCTCCGGTATCCTATTTAGTACGATCGTTTGGCAGATAGGGAGCGCCGGCGGACGTTTTTAGAGTTGGAGTTAGCACGTCCGCCACATATTGAGCCGTTGATTTGCCGGCGGCGGCGGCCGCAACCTTTAGCGCTTTATGGATCGAGATCGGGATCCGGATCATTGTTGTCGTTTCGTCGCTCATAACTGTTATCATGTTATCACTATCTAAAAAGGCTTGTCAATACTTTTTTTAACCGGCTAATAACAAATGGATCCGGCCGGATCGGTACCGGAGCCGTTGCCGGCAACGGGAGCGGTACCGATATGTTTAGATCTAAACTGATCGGTACCGATATCGTCTCGGGTAA
It contains:
- a CDS encoding 2,3-bisphosphoglycerate-independent phosphoglycerate mutase, yielding MDQIGLMRQLCLKTETKIVLVVLDGLGGLPNDAGKTELETAHVPNLDALASQSICGLSDPVLPGITPGSGPGHLALFGYDPLQCMIGRGILEALGIDFDLKPGDVAARGNLCTLDDQGIITDRRAGRVDTEKSRIIASQLDGIEIEGVRVIVEAVKDHRVVVVFRGEGLSDSVTDSDPQRVGLAPQPVFAGNDDSTKMARIANVFLTQASKILAGHHPANGLLLRGFSRMPHFPGFKDVYKLDACAIASYPMYRGLAKVVGMTVVKTGATLDDEIKTLKENFNKYDFFFLHVKATDAAGEDGDFGRKVSVLEDFDRRLPLIIGLKPDVMVVTGDHSTPATLGGHGWHAVPVVVNGKFCRPDTVSAFNETACISGGLGHIPACHIMPLAMANALKLEKYGA
- the tpiA gene encoding triose-phosphate isomerase; this encodes MGNKTPVIAGNWKMHTTLSEAVDLVTKIGQGTDKGWRVETIVCPPFISLAKLKELTAGTPIELGAQDVFYEEIGAYTGEISPGMLSGLCRYVIVGHSERRMYFCETDETVNRKLKASIKHGLRPIMCVGENLTENESSNAESVISRQIKEGLKGIESAELLIAYEPIWAIGTGKAATAAYANNIMGLIRNLLKGLFGSEAALNIPLLYGGSVNASNITELLSQPEVDGALVGGASLKADQFLSILKQAGELSCS
- the miaA gene encoding tRNA (adenosine(37)-N6)-dimethylallyltransferase MiaA, which translates into the protein MNKLIAIVGPTGSGKSDLAVKLAKTFCGEIVNADSRQLLRYLDIGTAKQTPEDLAGVPSHLFDIITPETDFNLADFQRLAYSAFDEIQSRKRLPILVGGSGLYVWTVLEGWQIPKIAPDMNLRKELEGRAKAAGNEVLYKRLKLMDPEAASRIDPKNTRRIIRALETRIAGTSSSGDRPTKQEPAYRILVIGLTADREELYRRIDARVDKMIEMGLVEEVRALLDRGYAPDAAGFRSVGYKEVVSYLKGELNLRETVERIKVETHRLVRHQYNWFHLNDERIHWFDIGTEYLEKVKRLVCEFVKEADSNYGFY
- the dapF gene encoding diaminopimelate epimerase, with the protein product MDFTKVQSVGNDFVLIETADTKSDWSILAGAVCNRHFGVGADGLLLLMPSDKADFRMRIFNTDGSEAEACGNGLRCLVHYINAKNVSDAKNLTIETLGGVRKAEISGDSGKSRIRIGMGAPIFEPHSIPVNTELGKGGLVCGMTVNYPFQAGNVPLKLGFVSMGNPHAVYFTDKPVNEFSLAEIGPEVEKAPIFPRKTNFEVARVRSSRSIEMRVWERGVGETLACGSGACAVAVASWIMGYTGDTVDITLPGGKLTAEWSGQGDVFLTGEAEIVFTGAWLK
- a CDS encoding LL-diaminopimelate aminotransferase; translated protein: MKIARRIENLPPYLFVTISKKIAEKRARGEEVISFGIGDPDLPTPKNVIDKLCLAAHDPANHRYPESEGMPELRKAISTWYQRRFDVTLDPDSEVLPLIGSKEGIGHITWCMLDPGDVALIPDPAYPVYGISTSLADAVPYHMPLTAANNFLLDLDSIPHEILEKAKLLWICYPNNPTGAIADIGFFDKVVAFAKAHDIAVCHDGPYTEVSYDGYKPPSFLQAAGAKDIGIEFHSLSKSYNMTGWRVGMAVGNAKMIDALKRFKSNIDSGVPQAIQLAAIEALTGPQDEIARHNAIYQRRRDLVVETLQDMGLEVQTPKASLYVWAKVPRGFTSASFATEMLDQVGVVVTPGTGYGAEGEGYVRLSLTLSDASLVKGLSKLSSWRGTVGRSKSR
- a CDS encoding toxin-antitoxin system HicB family antitoxin, giving the protein MSDETTTMIRIPISIHKALKVAAAAAGKSTAQYVADVLTPTLKTSAGAPYLPNDRTK